In the genome of Halapricum salinum, one region contains:
- a CDS encoding DEAD/DEAH box helicase, whose protein sequence is MSKTRSKRQTLHPSRIAQFCKLGQCSMYLFHEYVDGFFDNADVDDVPLSPLYAETGMQFEQSQLEALLEKDVYSVGTDQSSGSLNFDETWHGDAKRDMQRIQELVEHVEDGTVNRPVVLYQTPLKVDVGVWPVRSEVDVVILYPTESGVGIRVIEVKSATTAKTHHQMQAAVYVLQFENLLDIEVEIAASIVAQDSPLSAVVTPSGLRLDRLGTFELDTRKNDIGLLLEENGTFDELLYNADPNDPPNNRIDARCEGCSKQAKCFARGVTNHGLELLGTFGLSEGVQESLREFGITEIDDIVDLYELPTDGRERKPYRYDHIEPKDPDKVRDIQRETEISNLADLAQVAHRFLREIDPEFNSQWERTAGGVGPWSEYLIGTGSNLPDDDPNMKGWDEYPRKSLIRIYPYVQVDHVRDRVVLLAAKVTSTRYEEKTGDDGVFVIARPSGLPDDHDDAADEEKRLLEDFFKKLANAVDQVAPDLGGNTGHGSNDGYIHLYPYSNSQRDALMDAVKRHDKLYGSEAIQTMLGFRADIDQEAVSILQDDFRQRHALRYPGLGIVQTATQFFGGTDFSWEDTRSGGTPLKTTFAEGFFEVGVPFEKQGDRIVPRFDQGYQVPDANGKDYFKNHYPILGRHQDGLPLEYIWGCDELDRMKPDWADDQETRDRIIRFRHHTDEQSKRITLDDIEEMVEAVCGAYQHIERSIGGKDAFTPKEAIDIGNLANLSLGNSSLQSTVVEYQNLEFGTRQRDRENHYRKSLAERVAAGRAIPFECTRTPEDDDRQINGQIIRDIGDGPDSGLQAETPLAIEAGDMVVMTPLREQSDGSYEETVEKPKKYANSVLGFVNHVNTTAGTVSISAPWRYRRRGEPCMVWHKGWTNDSDELEDNVELVQDGTAWVLDPAVDDFSGSRARQAIRYARQNDIHNRLLDLYDHNQQTALQYSTPFCSQTALQAFLTEFDDVMDESTNKKQKKFVKHVNHSVVVAQGPPGTGKTSYGQAPAALGRAYTFEQNEESFGGVVSAHSNTAVDEAAEAVADAHERLMDQKGMLTGLRLIRVRSAGERLSHSNPNFEDLQYYEDRSRLRELWEETMASDEAEQVIFFTTPVTLRNLTDAVASIIDEDVDDITLDNEDNVDALIRSGDARVFDYALIDEASMMDLPLLFLLGAFLRESRQLMLIGDHRQMRPIQSHDWESEDRKTIEEHTPSLSVLNLMRFLRGQTDDDETLEYLEREPPQWSNPDSVLPLVQFDTTYRFTTPMADLETELFYHKDSLSLSSGVDRPLIPDVTGTSGLPNWARAALDPEPRVTLLLHDDDQFTKDSPVEEAITNTLLEALPIASGQSTGSNDVTAGVVVPFRLQRRRMQDSIPQGVTADTVERFQGDEKDVMVLSMTAGNQGYVNSRADFLLDENRFNVGISRMKRKVFIIASKSIFRAISPDVKDYERQKAWKKLYQLLGVADRQPDGEATLTQSEVPELANGREVNLEVYTGFSD, encoded by the coding sequence ATGAGTAAGACGCGCTCGAAACGCCAGACACTTCATCCGTCGCGTATCGCCCAGTTCTGCAAATTAGGGCAGTGTTCGATGTACCTGTTCCACGAGTATGTGGACGGGTTCTTCGACAACGCCGACGTTGACGATGTGCCTCTCAGTCCGCTGTACGCGGAGACTGGGATGCAGTTCGAGCAGTCGCAGTTAGAGGCGCTGCTGGAAAAAGACGTCTATAGTGTAGGGACAGACCAATCATCTGGTTCGCTGAATTTCGACGAAACCTGGCACGGGGACGCGAAAAGGGATATGCAGCGGATCCAAGAGCTGGTAGAGCACGTCGAAGACGGGACGGTCAACCGACCGGTCGTTCTCTATCAGACTCCTCTAAAGGTGGACGTCGGTGTTTGGCCTGTCCGGAGCGAAGTCGATGTCGTCATCCTCTATCCGACTGAATCAGGGGTAGGTATCCGCGTCATCGAGGTCAAATCCGCGACGACTGCCAAGACGCATCATCAAATGCAGGCCGCGGTGTACGTTCTGCAGTTCGAGAACCTGTTGGACATCGAGGTAGAGATAGCTGCGAGTATCGTCGCACAGGACTCTCCACTCTCAGCAGTCGTGACTCCGTCCGGTCTCCGACTCGACCGTCTAGGGACGTTCGAACTGGACACCCGGAAAAACGACATCGGTCTGCTGCTCGAAGAGAACGGAACCTTCGACGAGCTCCTATACAATGCGGACCCGAACGACCCCCCGAATAACCGGATCGACGCGCGATGTGAGGGTTGTTCGAAGCAGGCGAAGTGTTTCGCTCGGGGCGTAACGAACCACGGACTGGAACTTCTAGGTACATTCGGTCTTTCCGAGGGTGTTCAGGAATCCCTCCGTGAGTTCGGAATCACGGAAATCGACGACATCGTCGATCTCTACGAGCTCCCTACAGACGGACGGGAACGAAAACCGTATCGGTACGACCACATCGAACCGAAAGACCCCGATAAGGTTCGTGACATCCAGCGAGAGACGGAAATCTCAAACCTCGCAGACCTGGCACAGGTCGCCCATCGGTTCCTCCGCGAGATCGATCCCGAGTTCAACTCACAATGGGAGCGAACAGCGGGGGGCGTAGGTCCCTGGAGCGAATATCTGATAGGAACCGGAAGCAACCTTCCCGATGACGACCCGAATATGAAGGGCTGGGACGAGTATCCCCGGAAGTCGCTGATCCGGATATACCCCTATGTCCAGGTAGACCATGTTCGTGACAGGGTTGTTCTCCTCGCAGCCAAGGTAACATCCACTCGGTATGAAGAAAAAACGGGAGACGACGGCGTGTTCGTCATCGCTCGTCCGTCGGGCCTTCCTGACGACCATGACGACGCCGCTGACGAAGAAAAGCGTCTCCTCGAAGACTTCTTCAAGAAGCTGGCCAACGCCGTAGATCAGGTAGCACCTGATCTTGGAGGTAATACGGGCCACGGCTCTAATGACGGCTACATCCACCTTTACCCGTATTCCAACAGCCAGCGTGACGCGCTGATGGATGCGGTCAAACGGCACGACAAGCTGTACGGCTCCGAGGCCATCCAGACGATGCTCGGATTCCGTGCGGACATCGATCAGGAGGCCGTTAGCATCCTTCAGGATGACTTCCGCCAGCGCCACGCGCTACGTTATCCGGGCCTCGGGATCGTCCAGACGGCGACTCAGTTCTTCGGCGGGACCGACTTCTCGTGGGAGGACACGCGTAGTGGCGGAACTCCTCTGAAGACTACCTTCGCTGAGGGGTTCTTTGAAGTCGGCGTTCCTTTCGAGAAGCAAGGAGACCGTATCGTCCCGCGATTCGACCAAGGGTATCAGGTTCCGGACGCGAACGGCAAGGATTACTTCAAAAATCATTATCCGATACTAGGCCGCCATCAAGACGGGCTTCCGTTGGAGTACATCTGGGGTTGCGACGAATTAGACCGGATGAAGCCCGACTGGGCAGACGACCAGGAGACCCGCGACCGGATCATCCGGTTCCGTCACCACACTGACGAGCAGTCGAAGCGGATCACTCTCGACGACATAGAGGAGATGGTCGAAGCCGTCTGTGGTGCATACCAGCACATTGAGCGGTCTATCGGCGGTAAAGACGCGTTCACTCCCAAGGAGGCAATCGACATCGGGAATCTCGCCAATCTCTCGCTGGGTAACAGCAGTCTCCAATCCACCGTCGTTGAGTACCAGAATCTCGAATTCGGGACCCGGCAGCGAGACCGGGAAAACCACTACCGGAAATCCCTAGCGGAACGTGTCGCTGCCGGTCGTGCTATTCCCTTCGAATGCACTCGGACGCCTGAAGACGACGACCGTCAGATCAACGGCCAGATTATCCGAGATATCGGTGACGGGCCTGATAGCGGGCTACAGGCGGAGACACCGCTCGCAATCGAAGCGGGTGATATGGTCGTGATGACCCCGCTTCGAGAGCAGTCTGATGGATCCTACGAGGAAACGGTCGAGAAGCCTAAGAAGTATGCAAATTCCGTACTCGGGTTCGTTAATCACGTGAACACCACTGCGGGAACAGTCAGCATCAGTGCACCGTGGCGGTATCGCCGACGTGGTGAACCCTGTATGGTGTGGCACAAGGGATGGACGAACGATTCTGACGAGTTGGAAGACAATGTCGAACTCGTTCAGGACGGTACGGCGTGGGTACTCGATCCGGCCGTGGATGACTTCTCCGGCTCTCGCGCTCGTCAAGCCATCCGATACGCGCGTCAGAACGACATTCACAACCGCCTCCTAGATCTCTATGACCACAACCAACAGACTGCGCTACAGTACTCGACGCCGTTCTGTTCTCAGACTGCCCTGCAGGCGTTCCTGACCGAGTTCGACGACGTCATGGACGAGTCAACGAACAAGAAGCAGAAAAAGTTCGTGAAGCACGTGAATCACTCTGTGGTCGTGGCACAGGGGCCTCCTGGGACTGGTAAGACATCATACGGCCAAGCACCGGCGGCCCTCGGTCGAGCCTACACGTTCGAACAGAATGAGGAGTCGTTCGGAGGCGTAGTTTCGGCGCACTCGAACACAGCTGTCGATGAAGCCGCTGAGGCGGTCGCTGATGCCCACGAACGGCTAATGGATCAGAAGGGTATGCTGACCGGTCTCCGGTTGATTCGCGTCCGTTCAGCCGGTGAGCGGCTCAGTCACTCGAATCCTAATTTCGAGGACTTACAGTACTACGAAGACCGGTCGAGGCTGCGGGAACTCTGGGAAGAGACGATGGCAAGTGACGAGGCCGAACAGGTCATATTTTTCACGACGCCTGTGACGCTCCGAAATCTGACTGATGCAGTTGCTTCGATCATTGACGAGGACGTGGACGACATCACGCTCGACAACGAGGACAACGTTGACGCACTAATTCGATCCGGCGATGCCCGGGTGTTCGACTATGCGCTGATCGATGAGGCGAGTATGATGGATTTGCCGCTACTGTTCTTGCTCGGTGCATTCCTGCGAGAGAGTCGTCAGTTGATGTTGATCGGCGATCATCGGCAGATGCGTCCCATTCAGAGCCACGACTGGGAGTCGGAAGACCGAAAGACGATAGAGGAACACACGCCATCGCTCTCAGTGCTGAACCTGATGCGTTTCCTCCGAGGGCAGACCGACGACGACGAGACGCTGGAGTACTTAGAGCGTGAGCCCCCTCAGTGGTCGAACCCCGATAGCGTCCTTCCTCTCGTGCAGTTCGACACGACGTATCGGTTCACGACCCCGATGGCTGATCTGGAGACAGAACTGTTCTATCATAAGGACAGCCTGTCACTCTCGTCTGGGGTCGATAGGCCCTTGATTCCGGATGTGACCGGTACTTCAGGTCTCCCCAACTGGGCCCGGGCTGCACTTGATCCCGAACCGCGGGTGACGCTGCTCCTCCACGACGACGACCAGTTCACCAAAGACAGCCCCGTCGAAGAAGCGATAACGAACACGCTATTAGAAGCACTTCCCATCGCCTCGGGCCAGAGCACCGGATCAAATGATGTGACTGCTGGAGTTGTCGTACCCTTCCGACTTCAGCGCCGGAGGATGCAGGACAGTATCCCTCAGGGGGTTACGGCAGACACGGTAGAGCGCTTCCAGGGTGACGAGAAGGACGTGATGGTGCTATCAATGACGGCAGGTAACCAGGGCTACGTCAACTCCCGCGCCGATTTCCTGCTCGACGAGAACCGATTCAACGTCGGCATCTCACGGATGAAGCGGAAAGTGTTCATCATCGCCTCGAAGTCGATATTCCGCGCAATCAGTCCCGACGTCAAGGACTACGAGCGTCAGAAGGCCTGGAAGAAACTGTATCAACTTCTGGGTGTGGCTGACCGTCAACCGGACGGCGAGGCCACGCTCACGCAGTCCGAGGTGCCGGAACTGGCGAACGGACGAGAGGTGAATCTGGAGGTGTACACGGGCTTCAGCGACTAA
- a CDS encoding ATP-binding protein, which translates to MSDNTDDILDRDPVSNDESTSADTGTDEPTDNETDTTDRETDDQTTVPETTVPNSLTDADEDELGHVVASEEIHVTRSEYTVNAFVKTDCRDDVRVGDYVQIPYPGSDPTEQADELFAVVDGLRYEPYTELDDKSDTHNRIASVHALDETEFVLVAELEPIAIISSTDDGLERSIVNKIPKPNTPVAFSLDEEYLRTGLNIPQDGVFAGYLSVGGDRMTVDGDPLPYFINNPGIDPVTEEIESGEPAIFRHTLVAGSTGKGKTHFTKNLLRQFATDKRYPIENHQTGDTEHSRLNLVILDPENEYSEMRNGNPELRDEDELVQRLERQGIEVGGIDNFETFIPDIGNTNAPTTGESRNLTIPFSLVEHRPQLLMPYTPTEVTRGALENCIQAYFDDTDAPTYDNFLQYLRTNEDSESPLRQRYNIEDGTWSAIMRRVTDAAYRDVFDHGTNPLPDVSNAVFREGQVTVIPTSHLHGAKEELTVLSILSYIIDNKIDDYNVDPNVKDTPLLVAVDEAHNYVSDPNTLREQYIVNRARDAVKQGRKDKLGLFMITQNPEDIDGDILKQTNTNIFLGLREEVITKVPSIPRGYEQDLQKYGKGQAVIKAPDVEAVEVKGLPYCLTQHSN; encoded by the coding sequence ATGAGCGACAACACAGACGACATCCTCGACCGCGATCCCGTCAGTAACGACGAATCAACGAGTGCCGACACCGGCACCGACGAACCCACCGATAACGAGACGGACACTACAGACAGGGAGACGGACGATCAGACCACCGTCCCAGAAACGACGGTTCCGAACTCGCTGACTGACGCCGACGAGGACGAACTCGGACACGTCGTTGCCAGTGAAGAAATCCACGTCACGCGTAGCGAGTATACCGTCAACGCGTTCGTGAAAACCGACTGCCGTGATGACGTCCGCGTCGGCGATTACGTCCAAATCCCATACCCTGGGTCAGACCCAACCGAGCAAGCTGACGAACTGTTCGCCGTCGTCGATGGGCTCCGATACGAACCCTACACGGAACTCGACGACAAATCGGACACCCACAACCGGATCGCGTCAGTCCACGCCCTCGACGAGACAGAGTTCGTCCTCGTCGCCGAACTCGAACCCATCGCCATCATCTCCTCAACCGATGACGGACTCGAACGCAGCATCGTCAACAAAATCCCGAAACCCAACACGCCTGTCGCGTTCTCCCTTGACGAGGAGTATCTCCGCACCGGCCTCAACATCCCACAAGACGGTGTGTTCGCCGGCTACCTCTCCGTTGGCGGTGACCGCATGACCGTTGACGGCGACCCGCTCCCCTACTTCATCAACAACCCCGGCATCGACCCCGTTACTGAGGAAATAGAATCTGGCGAACCCGCGATCTTCCGGCACACTCTCGTTGCCGGCTCCACCGGGAAGGGCAAGACACACTTCACGAAGAACCTACTCCGACAGTTCGCCACGGACAAGCGGTACCCGATAGAGAACCACCAGACCGGCGACACCGAACACAGCCGCCTCAACCTCGTCATCCTCGATCCCGAAAACGAGTACTCCGAAATGCGGAACGGCAACCCCGAACTTCGTGACGAGGACGAACTCGTTCAGCGACTCGAACGGCAAGGTATCGAGGTTGGCGGTATCGATAACTTCGAGACATTCATCCCGGACATCGGGAACACCAACGCACCGACAACCGGAGAAAGCCGGAACCTGACGATCCCGTTCTCCCTCGTTGAACACCGCCCGCAACTCCTCATGCCGTACACACCGACGGAAGTCACACGCGGAGCCCTCGAAAACTGTATCCAAGCCTACTTTGACGATACTGATGCGCCGACGTACGACAACTTCCTCCAGTACCTCCGCACTAACGAGGATTCAGAGAGTCCTCTTCGTCAGCGGTACAATATCGAGGACGGTACGTGGAGCGCAATCATGCGTCGCGTCACCGACGCCGCCTACCGCGACGTCTTCGACCACGGCACAAACCCCCTCCCCGACGTGTCAAACGCCGTGTTCCGCGAAGGCCAAGTCACTGTCATCCCAACCAGTCACCTCCACGGGGCAAAAGAAGAACTCACCGTCCTCTCCATCCTTTCCTACATCATCGACAACAAAATCGACGACTACAACGTCGATCCCAACGTCAAAGACACTCCACTCCTCGTCGCCGTTGACGAAGCCCACAACTACGTCTCCGACCCCAACACTCTCCGGGAACAATACATCGTCAACCGCGCTCGTGACGCCGTCAAACAAGGCCGCAAAGACAAACTCGGCCTCTTCATGATCACCCAAAACCCCGAAGACATCGACGGTGACATCCTCAAACAAACCAACACCAACATCTTCCTCGGTCTCCGCGAAGAAGTCATCACCAAAGTCCCCTCTATCCCCCGCGGCTACGAACAAGACCTCCAAAAATACGGCAAAGGCCAAGCCGTCATCAAAGCCCCAGACGTCGAAGCCGTCGAAGTCAAAGGACTCCCCTACTGCCTCACCCAACACAGCAACTGA
- a CDS encoding KTSC domain-containing protein, with amino-acid sequence MNRVPVSSSNLSSVGYDESNQVLEIEFHGGRVYQYFDVPQRIHQELMNAGSHGKYFHRNIEDKYRYDQVK; translated from the coding sequence ATGAATCGGGTCCCCGTCTCCTCAAGTAACCTCAGCAGTGTAGGGTACGACGAGTCGAATCAGGTTCTAGAGATTGAGTTCCACGGTGGAAGAGTCTACCAGTATTTTGATGTCCCCCAGCGCATTCACCAGGAACTCATGAACGCCGGTTCGCACGGGAAATACTTCCATCGGAATATCGAAGATAAATACCGATACGATCAGGTCAAATAA
- a CDS encoding DUF262 domain-containing protein, whose product MESGKKSLEELTTAGVFHVPEYQRYYSWTEPEWDDLWTDLYTLPPDKQHYFGTIIIQKTDETESGGSTGGYGSSREKPINLLIDGQQRLTSLALLVRSMTECLEEIAPETDHEAEILGDVEEMRETLLIEDNIYQLQLLDEEDNKYLEWLLTGHDVHEPERPSQRKMIEAKEYFDEQLDALTASPDVNPVDVATELKQLWETILELELMVYVVDAANPEKATLIFDSVNDRGRSLSTFDKTKSFLMRMAYLAADNEGEAQATIRRIRQSFGEMYNDHQTMLESPYVTDISDDAVQRYHFISYFDWSNSDEYSDPAFLTELKEHVRTLRREDPQACLEYIRDYTNSLERGFNALAKVLDRTGDDDISTLVQRIHRLRHATKFYPLLLKAWPTLDEDGRQELLNAIETYIFRVYSIGNHRSHTGESSLYVRTRNLSKDSPADVWVSKVVSLMNRYEDDSQFRRSLSAADLYSKASSQDLRYLFYFYNAHRADEKGERGGPTLSEAMSNEYTVEHIWPQSPDELPIQDADDYPSPEARYDAYIHRLGNLTLASRSWNSKWGNAAFETKRDEGYVKSKLWVQWDIQDNYDEWSVENIEDREEAIIEFVLEEWETPETRLGGVEEPADAIDQLTAEEQFVLKALRQNTGGAVRRVIHGDVCELPDSPFKEPNSNGTERNEVGSILSRLQNVGLAEQNKHTWSPTDEALTVEVPT is encoded by the coding sequence ATGGAATCGGGAAAGAAATCGTTAGAAGAACTGACGACAGCAGGGGTGTTCCACGTTCCGGAATATCAGCGGTACTACTCGTGGACCGAGCCGGAGTGGGACGACCTGTGGACTGACCTCTACACGCTACCGCCGGACAAACAGCACTACTTCGGGACGATCATCATCCAGAAGACGGACGAAACGGAAAGCGGCGGGAGTACTGGTGGATACGGCTCGTCCAGAGAGAAACCGATCAACCTCCTTATCGATGGCCAACAGCGCCTCACCTCACTTGCACTGCTGGTGCGCTCAATGACGGAGTGTCTAGAAGAGATCGCACCGGAGACGGATCACGAGGCCGAGATACTCGGTGACGTCGAAGAGATGCGCGAGACGCTTCTCATTGAGGACAACATCTACCAGCTCCAATTACTTGACGAGGAGGACAACAAGTATCTCGAATGGCTGCTTACCGGGCACGACGTTCACGAACCGGAGCGCCCGTCCCAGCGGAAGATGATCGAGGCGAAGGAATACTTCGACGAGCAACTCGATGCTCTCACTGCGTCCCCTGATGTTAATCCAGTAGACGTCGCCACCGAACTCAAACAGCTCTGGGAGACCATCCTCGAACTCGAACTGATGGTGTACGTCGTTGACGCAGCCAACCCGGAGAAGGCGACACTCATCTTCGACAGCGTCAACGACCGCGGCCGGTCACTCTCAACGTTCGACAAGACGAAGTCCTTCCTGATGCGGATGGCCTACCTCGCTGCTGACAACGAAGGTGAGGCCCAAGCCACCATTCGCCGCATCCGGCAGTCCTTCGGAGAGATGTACAACGATCACCAGACAATGCTGGAGTCACCGTACGTCACCGACATCAGCGACGATGCGGTCCAGCGGTACCACTTCATCTCATACTTCGACTGGTCGAACTCCGACGAGTACAGCGATCCCGCATTCCTCACCGAACTGAAAGAACACGTCCGCACGCTTCGAAGGGAAGACCCTCAAGCGTGCTTGGAATACATCCGCGACTACACCAACAGCTTGGAGCGCGGGTTCAACGCGTTAGCGAAAGTACTCGACCGTACTGGCGACGACGACATCTCGACGCTTGTCCAGCGGATACATCGCCTGCGTCATGCGACGAAGTTCTACCCATTGCTCCTCAAAGCCTGGCCGACCCTCGATGAGGACGGAAGACAGGAGCTCCTGAACGCCATTGAGACGTACATCTTCCGCGTCTACTCCATTGGCAACCATCGAAGCCACACTGGTGAATCCAGCCTCTACGTCCGCACTCGGAACCTCAGCAAGGACAGCCCTGCCGATGTCTGGGTAAGCAAAGTCGTCTCCCTGATGAATCGATACGAGGACGACTCCCAGTTCCGACGGTCCTTGTCCGCTGCAGACCTCTACTCGAAAGCAAGCTCACAGGATCTCCGGTACCTCTTCTACTTCTACAACGCACACCGAGCTGACGAGAAGGGTGAACGTGGGGGACCAACGCTCTCGGAAGCAATGAGCAACGAATACACAGTCGAACACATCTGGCCACAGAGCCCTGACGAACTCCCGATCCAGGATGCCGACGACTATCCAAGTCCCGAAGCTCGGTACGACGCATATATTCACCGCCTCGGGAACCTCACGTTGGCAAGCAGATCGTGGAACTCGAAATGGGGGAACGCTGCGTTCGAGACAAAGCGCGACGAAGGGTACGTAAAGTCGAAGCTCTGGGTTCAGTGGGACATCCAGGACAACTACGACGAGTGGTCCGTCGAAAATATCGAGGACCGTGAGGAGGCGATAATCGAGTTCGTTCTCGAAGAATGGGAGACCCCTGAGACACGTCTTGGCGGCGTTGAAGAGCCTGCAGACGCCATTGACCAGCTGACGGCGGAGGAACAGTTCGTCCTCAAGGCACTCCGACAGAACACCGGCGGCGCGGTTCGTCGTGTCATCCACGGGGATGTGTGCGAACTTCCCGATTCACCGTTCAAAGAACCAAATTCGAACGGTACAGAGCGAAACGAGGTAGGTTCGATTCTGAGTCGCCTCCAAAACGTTGGTCTCGCTGAGCAGAACAAGCATACCTGGTCGCCCACCGACGAGGCGCTTACCGTGGAAGTTCCTACCTAA
- a CDS encoding ATP-dependent nuclease → MSDGRTHVSRLSVENIGKFEDLTLQLTPFTLLVGPNDAGKTTLLEALQTVCDHSSLDIKQIRRDVTRDTGRAPDASIEAIIENPPDDLADRANLEEGDAAGLKIEWEVTGDSEEDVYLESPDHYLRERVPEDERLHEWDYYADGEKEILEDYDIEPGSNADEREEQFEELKAEILENPEDTCLDWISCGTREFGRLAPASEQIDTEDVDSPIKLLSKLLRQETKSFLYAEDEDGEKTGVDELVEIEEQATDALNERLESLSDRMERYLPGLDQITVDPDWSFVNGADLSNIVLRRDGEQIPLQELGGGTNARSALSMLEWSAEANEGKESVIRTMDEPDHRLHFDVQRRLINLLRSDISDEDSYLSQCIVSTHSLIMVDGTPLHEVVYLPEEVDTNDERAPLVSKDEAEAEDFMGNIMAGLGLSASWVYLERAMIVVEGATEHKYIEELYHQVTGSTLVEDGVQVWDSQGCGHIVKTLERLQDSGRARTFVILDSDAKERTYSEDTLEDHLEDMYEVGGSEPELVWIGDKELEDTWEKDDLARLAEEHWPRADGNDWDEVHFQSVDEAEKPSGKIVDTIQTGCARNLQDCPSVTKPNIGLKMGRLDDVEHPSKIVDIMEHIHEYCSQN, encoded by the coding sequence GTGAGTGATGGACGGACTCACGTTTCACGACTCTCGGTTGAGAACATCGGGAAATTTGAGGACTTAACACTCCAGCTAACCCCGTTCACACTCTTAGTGGGCCCTAACGACGCCGGAAAAACCACTCTCTTGGAGGCATTACAGACTGTATGCGATCATTCGAGTCTAGACATTAAGCAGATCCGGCGTGATGTGACACGAGACACCGGAAGAGCACCCGACGCCTCAATCGAGGCGATCATTGAAAACCCGCCGGACGATCTGGCAGATCGTGCCAATCTTGAGGAGGGCGATGCTGCAGGGCTGAAGATCGAATGGGAAGTGACTGGGGATTCAGAAGAGGATGTTTATCTGGAGTCTCCAGACCACTATCTCCGAGAGCGGGTTCCGGAAGATGAACGGCTCCACGAATGGGATTATTATGCGGATGGCGAAAAGGAGATTTTGGAGGATTACGATATTGAGCCAGGAAGCAACGCTGATGAGCGGGAAGAACAGTTTGAAGAATTGAAGGCTGAGATCCTCGAAAATCCCGAAGACACCTGTCTTGATTGGATCTCTTGCGGAACCAGAGAATTCGGTCGTTTAGCTCCAGCCAGTGAGCAAATCGATACCGAGGATGTAGACAGTCCAATCAAGTTACTCTCAAAACTACTCCGTCAAGAAACCAAATCGTTCCTCTATGCCGAGGATGAGGATGGTGAAAAAACGGGAGTTGACGAGCTTGTCGAAATTGAAGAACAGGCGACGGATGCGCTTAACGAACGACTCGAAAGCCTTTCCGACAGGATGGAGCGATACCTCCCCGGTCTGGACCAGATCACAGTAGATCCTGATTGGAGTTTTGTCAACGGGGCAGATCTCTCCAATATCGTGCTTCGCCGAGATGGTGAACAGATTCCGCTTCAAGAACTGGGTGGCGGAACTAATGCCCGTTCGGCCCTCTCGATGCTTGAATGGAGCGCAGAGGCCAACGAAGGAAAAGAATCCGTCATCCGGACGATGGACGAACCGGACCATCGCCTCCATTTTGACGTCCAACGGAGGCTGATCAATCTTCTCCGGAGCGACATCTCAGATGAAGATAGTTATCTCTCCCAGTGTATCGTCTCGACTCATAGTTTGATTATGGTCGATGGGACTCCCTTACACGAAGTAGTATATCTCCCTGAAGAAGTGGATACCAACGACGAGCGAGCGCCGCTAGTTTCAAAGGACGAAGCAGAGGCTGAGGATTTCATGGGCAACATCATGGCAGGCCTGGGTCTTTCTGCTAGCTGGGTCTATCTTGAACGGGCGATGATTGTCGTAGAGGGAGCAACTGAACACAAATATATCGAAGAATTATACCACCAAGTCACCGGTAGCACCCTCGTAGAGGATGGCGTTCAAGTCTGGGATAGTCAGGGGTGTGGCCATATCGTAAAAACCCTTGAGCGCCTTCAGGACAGTGGGCGAGCACGAACGTTCGTTATCCTGGATTCCGACGCGAAAGAGCGGACCTATTCTGAGGATACTCTTGAAGACCATCTTGAAGATATGTATGAAGTCGGAGGTTCGGAGCCAGAACTCGTCTGGATCGGTGACAAGGAACTTGAAGACACGTGGGAGAAGGACGACTTAGCCCGACTCGCTGAAGAACATTGGCCACGTGCGGATGGCAATGACTGGGATGAAGTCCATTTCCAGTCAGTAGACGAGGCGGAAAAACCGAGTGGAAAAATCGTTGACACCATTCAAACTGGTTGCGCGCGGAATCTCCAAGACTGTCCCAGTGTGACTAAACCGAACATAGGGCTTAAGATGGGGAGATTAGATGACGTGGAACACCCATCCAAGATTGTCGATATTATGGAACATATTCATGAATACTGTAGCCAGAACTGA